A single region of the Actinomycetota bacterium genome encodes:
- a CDS encoding DUF3046 domain-containing protein — MRLTDFWQRMEEALGTAYARSWAADFRVAALDYRTVEQALADGEDTQAVWRAVHKTLELEAKYR, encoded by the coding sequence ATGCGCTTAACCGATTTCTGGCAACGAATGGAGGAAGCGCTGGGCACAGCGTATGCCAGATCTTGGGCTGCAGACTTTCGAGTCGCTGCGTTAGATTATCGAACAGTAGAGCAGGCCTTAGCCGATGGGGAAGACACCCAAGCGGTTTGGCGTGCAGTGCACAAGACACTCGAGCTTGAGGCGAAATATCGCTGA
- a CDS encoding TerC family protein has translation MDVSLVGWLALTGAILVMLAIDLFFHREPKPIAFKEAAAWSVLWVVIALVAGGVIGAIYGSEFWWQYLSGYLIEKSLAVDNVFIWALIFSYFAVPSRLQHRVLFYGVLGALVFRGVLIAAGSVLLASIWWMIYAFAIFLIFTGIKMLQHRNEELDIENSRALKFVNRFIPISTTYEGEKFFVRQNRKLTATPLFAVLLLVEIMDVVFAVDSIPAIFAVTEEPFIVFASNAFAILGLRAMYFLLSGLMDRFVYLKMGLAVIMLWVGAKMILSHSVVKIPTYVSLGVIIAVLTVTIVASLRATKKVDVPNG, from the coding sequence GTGGACGTCTCATTAGTTGGCTGGTTGGCACTTACCGGAGCAATTTTGGTAATGCTGGCTATCGACCTGTTTTTCCATCGCGAACCAAAACCAATTGCGTTTAAAGAAGCTGCTGCTTGGTCCGTGCTATGGGTCGTGATAGCCCTTGTTGCTGGTGGAGTGATTGGCGCCATTTACGGTTCTGAATTTTGGTGGCAGTACTTAAGCGGTTATTTGATCGAAAAGTCACTGGCTGTCGACAATGTCTTCATCTGGGCACTAATTTTCTCATACTTTGCGGTTCCGAGTCGGCTACAACATCGAGTGCTGTTCTATGGAGTTCTGGGAGCTCTAGTATTTCGTGGAGTATTGATTGCCGCTGGATCAGTTTTGCTTGCCAGCATCTGGTGGATGATATACGCGTTCGCAATCTTCTTGATTTTTACGGGTATCAAAATGTTGCAGCACCGCAATGAAGAGCTTGATATTGAAAATTCTCGAGCACTTAAGTTCGTCAATCGATTCATTCCAATTAGCACCACCTATGAAGGGGAAAAATTCTTCGTTCGTCAGAATCGCAAGCTAACTGCAACGCCACTTTTCGCGGTATTGCTTTTAGTTGAGATCATGGATGTGGTCTTCGCGGTTGATTCAATTCCGGCGATTTTTGCCGTAACTGAAGAGCCATTTATCGTCTTTGCAAGCAACGCCTTTGCGATCCTAGGTTTACGCGCGATGTACTTCTTGCTAAGTGGCTTGATGGACCGTTTCGTTTATCTAAAAATGGGCCTGGCTGTGATCATGCTCTGGGTCGGCGCGAAGATGATTTTGTCGCATTCGGTAGTGAAGATACCTACCTATGTGAGCCTTGGCGTAATTATTGCGGTGCTGACCGTTACGATTGTGGCAAGTCTTAGGGCAACTAAGAAGGTTGATGTGCCTAATGGATAA
- a CDS encoding DUF4287 domain-containing protein yields the protein MAPSNPDRSAYFPAIEKKYGLPMSHWFDQMEKVAGQKYPEQIAFLRENFGFTQVHANALVLYTRGSKTSKRYNSVEQYLAQFDEIKQATVQSIFAAIKSKYPKLEEVIAWNQPMLKSGTQYVFGVTVLKNHILLAPWSKEALDAFAERLAGYEVNKKTFKVPVDWKVDKKLLRDLVAARLREIDV from the coding sequence GTGGCGCCATCCAATCCAGACAGATCCGCATACTTTCCGGCGATTGAAAAGAAGTATGGCCTACCGATGAGCCATTGGTTTGACCAGATGGAAAAAGTAGCCGGCCAGAAGTATCCAGAACAGATTGCTTTCTTGCGCGAAAACTTCGGCTTTACCCAGGTGCATGCCAATGCACTTGTGCTTTACACCCGCGGCTCTAAGACCTCTAAACGATACAACTCAGTCGAGCAGTACTTGGCGCAATTTGATGAAATAAAACAAGCCACGGTTCAATCCATTTTCGCCGCCATCAAGAGCAAGTACCCCAAGCTCGAGGAAGTCATTGCCTGGAATCAGCCGATGTTGAAATCCGGTACGCAGTATGTCTTTGGGGTCACGGTGCTTAAGAATCACATCCTGCTGGCCCCATGGAGCAAAGAGGCACTAGATGCTTTCGCCGAGCGCCTGGCGGGCTACGAAGTCAATAAAAAGACTTTTAAGGTCCCAGTTGACTGGAAAGTGGATAAGAAATTGCTGCGAGATTTAGTGGCTGCCAGACTTCGGGAAATAGATGTTTGA